One region of Solanum pennellii chromosome 6, SPENNV200 genomic DNA includes:
- the LOC107021179 gene encoding uncharacterized protein LOC107021179, with protein sequence MENIQHKNLSVNGINMHIAEIGEGPSTILFLHGFPELWYSWRHQLISLSSKGYRAIAPDLRGYGDTDSPPSPSSYTVFHIVGDLIALLDALGLDQVFLVGHDWGAVIAWHVCLLRPDRIKALVNMSVVFHPRNPKRKPIESMRALLGDDYYICRFQEYGEAEEEFARVDTARLIAKFLTSRNPAPLCVPKEKGFGGSPHTPITLPSWLSEEDVNYYANKFRQSGFTGGLNYYRAMDLNWELTAPWTGVQIKVPVKFIVGDVDLTYNTPGVKEYIHKGGFQKMVPFLQEVVIMEGVAHFINQERPEEINDHIYDFFQKF encoded by the exons ATGGAGAATATACAGCACAAAAATCTCTCTGTAAACGGCATAAATATGCACATAGCTGAAATTGGTGAAGGACCATCAACAATACTATTCCTTCATGGTTTCCCTGAACTCTGGTATTCATGGCGTCACCAACTGATTTCACTTTCATCCAAAGGTTACCGCGCAATAGCTCCAGATCTACGTGGTTATGGCGATACAGATTCTCCCCCTTCTCCTTCTAGCTATACCGTTTTTCATATTGTTGGTGACCTTATTGCCCTTCTAGATGCTCTGGGTCTCGATCAG GTGTTCCTTGTTGGACATGATTGGGGTGCTGTTATAGCTTGGCATGTATGCCTTTTGCGACCTGATAGGATCAAAGCACTGGTTAATATGAGCGTTGTCTTCCACCCCAGGAACCCCAAGAGAAAGCCTATTGAATCTATGCGTGCTCTCCTCGGGGATGATTACTATATTTGCAGATTTCAG GAATATGGAGAGGCAGAAGAGGAGTTTGCTCGTGTTGATACCGCTAGACTAATTGCGAAATTTTTAACATCACGCAATCCAGCTCCTCTTTGTGTGCCTAAAGAGAAAGGATTTGGGGGTTCACCTCATACTCCCATTACATTGCCATCTTGGTTGTCAGAAGAGGATGTCAACTACTATGCCAACAAGTTCAGACAGTCAGGTTTTACTGGTGGATTAAACTACTATCGAGCTATGGACCT AAACTGGGAGTTGACAGCGCCATGGACCGGTGTACAAATTAAGGTCCCTGTTAAGTTCATCGTAGGGGATGTGGACCTAACTTACAATACACCTGGTGTTAAGGAATATATCCACAAAGGTGGGTTCCAAAAAATGGTGCCATTCTTGCAAGAAGTAGTTATCATGGAAGGAGTTGCACACTTCATCAACCAAGAAAGACCAGAAGAAATTAATGACCACATATATGACTTTTTTCAAAAGTTCTAA
- the LOC107021180 gene encoding probable pectinesterase/pectinesterase inhibitor 7 yields the protein MSSNYHNTRIFFMAHFMIFFLFLSFSQSSANDDNSPSIICKNTHFPSFCKSILPTTGNYSNIYDYGRYSVHKSLSTVRKFISIVQKYLRRSKNLSIPTIHALQDCYFLADLNKDYLSTTFKTVNKTSKILPILEAEDLQTLLSAILTNTQTCLDGLREINSTSFDPWSLRNDILTPLINDTKLHSISLALFTKGWVPKDKKGTKITQKKLVFRNGHLPLKMSERNRAIFETISRRKLLQQAADQILVSNVVIVSQDGSGNFSTINDAVAIAPNNTDGSKGYFLIYVTAGVYEEYVSIAKNKKYLMMIGDGINQTIITGNHSYNVDGYTTFNSSTFAVVGQGFVAVNITFQNTAGAINHQAVAVRNGADLSTFYSCSFHGYQDTLYVHSLRQFYRECDIYGTVDFIFGNAAAVFQNSNIYPKLPLQNQFNAITAQGRTDPNQNTGISIQNCTVKPADDLKFSNSSTQTYLGRPWKEYSRTIYAQSFIDEFVNPLGWREWSGDFALNTSYYAEFNNTGPGSNTSARVTWPGFHVIGAADAANFTVSSFLLGDYWLPQTGVPFFSGLL from the exons ATGTCTAGCAATTATCATAATACTAGGATTTTCTTCATGGctcattttatgatattttttctgtttttatcattttctcaaTCTTCTGCTAATGATGATAATTCTCCTTCCATCATTTGCAAAAATACCCATTTCCCTAGTTTCTGCAAATCAATTCTACCAACAACTGGGAATTATAGTAATATCTATGACTATGGTCGATATTCAGTTCACAAATCTTTATCTACCGTTCGCAAGTTTATTTCGATTGTTCAAAAATACCTTAGACGATCGAAAAATCTATCGATTCCCACAATTCACGCCCTCCAAGATTGTTATTTTTTAGCTGATTTAAACAAAGATTATCTCTCAACAACATTCAAAACTGTTAATAAAACTTCAAAGATTTTGCCAATTTTGGAAGCAGAGGATTTGCAAACTTTGTTAAGTGCCATTTTGACAAATACACAAACTTGTTTAGATGGTCTCCGAGAAATTAATAGTACCTCTTTTGATCCTTGGAGTTTGAGAAATGACATTTTAACCCCTCTTATTAATGACACAAAACTTCATAGTATCTCTTTAGCCTTGTTCACAAAAGGTTGGGTTCCTAAGGacaaaaaaggaacaaaaattaCTCAAAAGAAGTTAGTTTTCAGAAATGGCCACTTGCCTTTGAAAATGTCAGAAAGAAATAGGGCTATATTTGAAACAATTAGCAGGAGAAAGCTCTTGCAACAAGCTGCTGACCAAATCTTG GTGAGTAATGTTGTAATTGTAAGCCAAGATGGAAGTGGGAATTTTAGTACCATAAATGATGCTGTGGCAATTGCTCCAAATAATACAGATGGTTCCAAAGGCTATTTTCTCATATATGTTACTGCTGGTGTGTATGAGGAATATGTTTCAATTGCCAAAAACAAGAAGTATTTGATGATGATTGGTGATGGTATCAACCAAACTATTATTACAGGCAACCATAGCTACAATGTTGATGGATATACTACATTTAATTCTTCTACTTTTG CTGTGGTTGGTCAAGGATTTGTTGCAGTTAACATAACATTCCAAAACACAGCAGGAGCAATAAATCACCAAGCAGTTGCAGTTAGAAATGGTGCAGATTTATCCACATTTTATAGCTGCAGCTTCCATGGGTACCAAGACACATTATATGTACATTCACTCAGACAATTTTACAGAGAATGTGACATTTATGGCACAGTCGATTTCATATTTGGAAACGCTGCTGCAGTTTTCCAGAATTCCAACATATACCCGAAACTCCCTTTACAAAATCAGTTCAATGCAATCACAGCACAAGGCAGAACAGATCCGAATCAAAACACTggaatttcaattcaaaattgcACTGTAAAACCAGCAGATGACTTAAAATTCAGCAACAGTAGCACACAAACGTACCTTGGTAGGCCTTGGAAGGAGTACTCAAGGACTATTTATGCACAAAGTTTCATCGATGAATTTGTGAATCCGTTAGGATGGAGAGAATGGTCAGGGGATTTTGCACTCAATACGAGTTATTATGCAGAGTTCAACAATACAGGGCCAGGTTCTAACACCAGTGCCAGAGTCACTTGGCCTGGTTTTCATGTTATTGGTGCTGCTGATGCTGCTAATTTCACAGTTTCTAGCTTCTTACTTGGAGATTATTGGTTGCCACAAACTGGAGTCCCATTTTTTAGTGGTCTGTTATAA